Proteins encoded by one window of Vespula pensylvanica isolate Volc-1 chromosome 6, ASM1446617v1, whole genome shotgun sequence:
- the LOC122630127 gene encoding cytosolic carboxypeptidase 6, whose translation MAFHGEGRDPLEHTSLYQRAESEDSDAEGGLGNVNKLVIRPPGHSGKAKKGHICFDASFETGNLGRVDLVSEFEYDLFIRPDTCSPRLRLWFNFTVDNVRSNQRVIFNIVNISRSTNLFRIGMAPLVKSTGRPKWQRIPRDQLFYYKSPQHQNHYVLSFAFAFDREDEVYQFALTYPYSYNRYLGHLNNLSTRIAYVHRETLATSIQKRKVELITIKSDTDNDRELTRKVVVILARIHPGESPSSFVCQGLMDFLVSTHPIAQVLRHYVIFKIVPMINPDGVFFGNYRSTLMGMDLNRNWNRISEWIHPTLSATKSMLESLDKNTHTPLDCVLDLHAHTNATGVFVYGNTYEDVYRYERHIVLPKLLAQHTEDYDLGNTMYNQDPHKGGTARRYLCSILKEHVNCYTIQVSMYGYCKKGTPTILPYTEESYYRLGRNLARVFLEYYKLTGLIPCGLPDQPSNKRNRRSRQSHRVSRQPRSRMARTPAPLHLASIHDYFREDTEPLPSARYRSMSGTRMSRAEIAIGTGTESGIGIGSGSGTTGVDECRYQSYRFRSPGAPLDRVQAPTRRPTEPRLTIIDFNQLTRGGLELAMSKNKTNRHRGRFMFR comes from the exons ATGGCCTTTCACGGGGAAGGACGCGATCCTTTAGAGCACACCAGTCTCTATCAAAGAGCCG AGAGCGAGGACAGTGATGCCGAAGGTGGTTTGGGAAACGTAAATAAACTTGTAATACGTCCACCCGGTCACAGTGGGAAGGCAAAGAAGGGACACATCTGTTTCGATGCCTCGTTCGAAACCGGTAACTTGGGTCGAGTGGATCTCGTTTCAGAGTTCGAGTACGATCTCTTCATAAGACCGGATACCTGCAGCCCACGGCTTCGCTTGTGGTTTAACTTCACCGTTGACAACGTAAGATCCAATCAGCGTGTTATATTCAATATAGTGAACATATCGAGGAGCACGAATCTCTTTCGAATTGGTATGGCACCGTTAGTTAAGAGCACCGGAAGACCAAAATGGCAAAGGATACCACGGGATCAG cttttttattacaaatcaCCGCAACATCAGAATCACTATGTGCTTAGTTTCGCGTTCGCTTTTGATCGAGAAGACGAGGTCTACCAATTCGCTTTAACTTATCCGTATTCTTACAATCGGTACCTCGGACATCTGAATAATCTCAGCACCAGAATAGCTTATGTTCACAGAGAAACTTTAGCCACATCGATTCAGAAGAGGAAGGTCGAATTGATCACCATAAAATCCGATACGGATAACGATAGGGAATTAACTAGGAAAGTGGTCGTGATTCTTGCGAGAATTCATCCAGGCGAATCACCGTCCTCGTTTGTTTGTCAGGGTCTCATGGATTTTTTAGTTAGTACTCATCCGATAGCTCAAGTGCTCAGGCATTacgtgatatttaaaattgtgCCAATGATCAATCCCGATGGAGTTTTCTTCGgtaattacag ATCTACATTGATGGGCATGGACTTGAATCGAAATTGGAATCGTATATCAGAATGGATCCATCCAACGCTATCGGCAACCAAATCGATGTTAGAATCTCTAGATAAGAACACGCATACGCCATTAGATTGCGTTTTGGATCTACATGCACATACAAACGCAACGGGAGTCTTCGTTTATGGGAACACGTACGAAGACGTATATAG GTACGAGAGACACATCGTTCTACCAAAGTTGCTCGCTCAACACACGGAGGACTACGACCTAGGAAACACGATGTATAATCAAGATCCTCACAAAGGTGGAACAGCTCGTCGATATCTGTGTTCCATTCTAAAAGAACACGTCAACTGCTATACCATACAAGTATCAATGTATGGCTATTGTAAGAAGGGAACACCGACTATTTTACCATATACAGAAGAGAGTT ACTACAGACTCGGTCGAAATCTCGCACGAGTATTTCTGGAATATTACAAGTTAACCGGTTTGATACCCTGTGGACTTCCGGATCAACCGTCGAATAAACGCAACCGACGATCTCGTCAGAGCCATCGTGTATCAAGGCAGCCACGTTCTAGAATGGCCAGAACACCAGCTCCTTTGCATCTAGCAAGTATTCACGA TTACTTCCGGGAGGATACGGAGCCGCTCCCGAGCGCTCGTTACCGATCGATGAGTGGCACGCGTATGAGCCGGGCTGAAATTGCGATTGGAACTGGAACCGAAAGCGGAATTGGAATAGGAAGTGGAAGTGGAACGACGGGCGTCGACGAGTGCAGGTACCAGAGCTACAGGTTCCGGAGCCCCGGGGCACCGCTCGACAGGGTGCAAGCTCCGACAAGACGACCCACCGAGCCGAGGCTTACCATTATCGATTTCAATCAGCTGACAAGAGGCGGTTTGGAACTGGCCATGAGTAAGAACAAGACTAATCGTCATCGCGGTCGCTTTATGTTTCGGTGA